From the genome of Thermogutta terrifontis, one region includes:
- a CDS encoding lipopolysaccharide biosynthesis protein yields MSPSKPANSPEETPACRIVAFRQSSALPPLSIRQNFAWYLSGNVTQAVSRLLVLVLLIKLGGLAEAGRWVAALALGTPIFAAFELGLRNLLVCDVRRRFPFQDYFSIRVVGASMAWLVAPLAALVYTANPAFVGLVFIVATGRMFDSLADIGYAVLQREERMDRIGAGFLLRYGLSLVVIAGALAVGGGAFAAACADALAAGAVFFGWTRPHVSRLLAGMVLSQGAPGTGSNSSPPTPVEIIQWQRPHAGWLKIIWESLPAGVVNFEINLITNIPRYVVDMALGEEALAVFASALQVAAVGQLFVSAMANALAPRLARCYHALELRRYVFLLSRFMGVTILFALLPFALVETVIGQKLLALILTPRILEDPTFLRWIVVAACILFMTSVLGRGVESLGAFRQHMVIRGVTVLVLLILSPVFTAWWGMRGTALGLAVALAVSLPFYLAVIVSAWVRALNVPHESAQAISVKKAAA; encoded by the coding sequence ATGTCTCCATCGAAACCGGCGAACAGCCCCGAAGAAACACCTGCGTGCCGTATTGTGGCGTTCCGCCAGTCATCCGCCCTGCCGCCGCTTTCCATTCGGCAGAACTTTGCCTGGTATCTCTCCGGTAACGTGACTCAGGCGGTCTCAAGGCTGCTCGTTCTCGTGCTTCTGATCAAGTTGGGAGGATTGGCGGAAGCCGGGCGGTGGGTCGCCGCGTTGGCCCTTGGCACGCCGATCTTCGCCGCTTTTGAATTGGGGCTTCGCAATCTTCTCGTGTGCGACGTGCGACGTCGCTTTCCATTTCAGGACTATTTTTCCATCCGAGTCGTCGGCGCTAGTATGGCATGGCTTGTTGCGCCGCTGGCCGCTCTGGTGTACACAGCGAACCCGGCTTTCGTCGGTTTGGTGTTCATTGTGGCCACGGGCCGAATGTTCGATTCTCTCGCCGACATCGGCTATGCAGTGCTGCAACGGGAAGAGCGGATGGATCGGATCGGGGCGGGCTTCCTGCTGCGGTATGGCCTCAGTTTAGTGGTGATAGCGGGGGCACTGGCAGTGGGCGGAGGAGCCTTTGCAGCCGCTTGCGCGGACGCTCTGGCGGCAGGGGCAGTCTTTTTCGGATGGACACGGCCGCACGTTTCGCGCCTCCTTGCCGGTATGGTTCTTTCGCAAGGAGCTCCGGGGACAGGTTCCAACTCTTCACCTCCCACACCGGTGGAAATCATTCAATGGCAGCGACCGCACGCCGGATGGCTCAAAATCATCTGGGAAAGCCTTCCCGCCGGAGTGGTCAATTTTGAAATCAATTTGATCACCAACATCCCACGCTACGTGGTGGATATGGCCTTGGGAGAAGAAGCTCTGGCCGTCTTTGCTTCTGCCCTCCAGGTGGCCGCGGTAGGCCAGCTCTTTGTGAGCGCGATGGCCAACGCCCTCGCCCCCCGACTGGCGCGGTGTTATCACGCTCTGGAACTTCGACGCTACGTTTTTTTGTTGAGTCGTTTCATGGGCGTCACAATCCTGTTCGCCTTATTGCCTTTTGCCTTGGTTGAGACGGTCATCGGTCAAAAACTGCTCGCTTTGATTCTCACACCGCGGATTCTCGAGGATCCGACATTTCTACGCTGGATTGTGGTGGCCGCCTGCATCCTCTTCATGACCAGCGTGCTGGGACGCGGCGTCGAATCCCTCGGGGCGTTTCGACAGCATATGGTGATCCGGGGGGTAACCGTGCTCGTCCTGCTCATCCTTTCACCGGTTTTCACCGCGTGGTGGGGAATGCGCGGGACGGCGCTGGGCCTGGCGGTGGCCCTGGCAGTTTCGCTCCCCTTCTATTTGGCAGTGATTGTTTCCGCCTGGGTGCGAGCCTTGAATGTGCCGCACGAGTCTGCCCAGGCAATCTCTGTAAAAAAGGCTGCCGCATGA
- a CDS encoding sulfotransferase, which produces MPAHAQPSSRIPQRPHVVFIMGAGRSGSTVLDLFLGQHPLVQSVGELCNFVHDGWIERRLCSCGQRVPECELWSRVTELWKKRSQVDLEAYEELRNRVEERRSVLWQMFSRPSPEQVQLGKDVRGNFLTYAQWTAGLYQAICEVTEKIVVVDSSKNPARGLALVLMAERLDLIDLHLVHLVRDVRGFAWSVKKSFRSDEQAGVAHDIRGLPVWRSALAWTFVNSMADLVRRRHETSRSLLVRYEDFVSEPTPVVLQLAGFIAIPPGPWVELLHSDRPIEPGHIVAGNRLRMQRHIRLRPDVEWQSKLSFAEKMVIWLLAGWKARSYGYHYRPAASELDQPVGMTSPPTGHPLAGPHFLASHDRQSTGSSPVSESAQP; this is translated from the coding sequence ATGCCTGCGCACGCTCAGCCATCCTCGCGAATTCCTCAGCGTCCCCATGTGGTGTTCATTATGGGGGCCGGACGGAGCGGTTCGACCGTGCTCGACCTCTTTCTGGGGCAGCATCCGCTTGTCCAGAGCGTGGGAGAGCTGTGCAACTTTGTACACGACGGTTGGATCGAGCGGCGGCTTTGCTCCTGTGGACAACGTGTCCCGGAATGCGAACTCTGGTCTCGCGTCACCGAGTTGTGGAAAAAACGGTCCCAGGTCGATCTGGAGGCCTATGAAGAGTTGCGAAACCGTGTGGAGGAGCGTCGGAGCGTTCTGTGGCAGATGTTCTCTCGACCCTCGCCCGAGCAGGTGCAGCTCGGTAAGGACGTGCGGGGAAATTTTCTTACCTATGCCCAGTGGACCGCCGGGCTTTATCAGGCGATCTGCGAAGTGACGGAGAAGATCGTGGTGGTGGATTCGTCGAAGAATCCCGCCCGGGGATTGGCGCTGGTTCTCATGGCGGAACGCCTGGACCTGATCGATCTGCACCTGGTTCATCTTGTGCGTGATGTGCGGGGCTTTGCCTGGTCTGTCAAAAAGAGTTTTCGCTCGGACGAGCAGGCGGGAGTTGCCCACGATATCCGCGGTTTGCCGGTTTGGAGGAGCGCTCTGGCGTGGACCTTCGTCAATAGTATGGCCGATCTTGTCCGGCGGCGTCACGAAACAAGTCGATCTCTTCTGGTCCGTTACGAAGACTTTGTGAGCGAGCCGACTCCGGTCGTGCTTCAGCTTGCAGGCTTTATCGCCATTCCGCCTGGTCCGTGGGTAGAGCTTCTCCATTCTGATAGGCCGATCGAACCCGGTCATATCGTGGCAGGGAATCGCCTGCGAATGCAGCGTCATATCCGACTGAGACCGGACGTTGAATGGCAGTCGAAATTGAGCTTTGCGGAAAAAATGGTGATTTGGCTCCTGGCAGGCTGGAAGGCTCGGTCATATGGATATCACTACCGGCCTGCCGCGTCAGAGCTTGATCAACCCGTCGGCATGACCTCCCCACCCACCGGCCACCCCCTTGCCGGACCGCACTTTCTCGCGTCACACGATCGCCAATCGACCGGATCATCGCCTGTCTCGGAATCTGCTCAACCCTGA
- a CDS encoding O-antigen ligase family protein — protein sequence MALTVLLLGGRSPWAEAVLLATALMSASLAAVAGILSRRSVRLGGAEWVLVGGVLLGIIQLCPLPAGWLHVLSPHMDHLLPGWRSPATASVLGEWRTISLAPQETRPGLGLWIGYSFLFATTVYRIQKIEHVEHYLRFIALGIVVVAGFGLLQYLFANGKFFWFYEHPFAHTRDAVKGSFVNRNHFAEFIALGMGPLLWWLLYRRPADRAKRSSKTGSFSTDSAVEQHLLCWMAVPVVVVALLLSFSRGGITASLVAALVAGVALAGAGAVRGRWMWIALVGLAVIAPAIAIIGPQTVTARWQGVFRFQWSEIDSAQARTHVWQNTWRAARDFWMTGSGIGSFSVVHPHYQSARYSGHYYTHAENGFLQVLLETGLPGFLILLAGLILVARWTWVAVIQASDSRHRTGAAVIAGGLLAFTLHGLVDYVWYNPALAGVVSVLAGCLAALARLGVRSASVPQTTFQKPFSATELAQTGRPRLTLPVLGLSLAVVLSLPIVAPILTERYRAGFAELAWHRYLILYRQSGDIEELFRGEDKSATVQDLDSTEALGGNAQADLAASADAIPNEDAENREQADRTYSFSPAEIQSPEGVFGQQLKEAIEREWEMIRCLQDVVRLDPKRAEAHLRLAKAYLRLFHLQQSCCANPMPLSQIRDAALHAQFASVQELRSWLRAAFGDHVELLDRASEESLIACRLCPLQAEAYFILGQTSFLRGESEGTLLTWYEQALAVRPNDGDLLFRIGAEFAFIGRLEDGIALWRKAFSCGPWYRERLLRFLVGRSPPELVDQEIAFLLETFEPDLESLRLMYRLYRKRYPPEMLTRLQRTYASALQAALSRDEVASEERSNLWLEAYFLFQDAGDEEQAIACAREAVRANPASYRARYYLAISLEKVGMYAEAEEHLRWCVQRRPGHRALQKRLQDVASKRLEAERLARMPGGEIAGFGRSR from the coding sequence TTGGCGCTGACAGTCCTGCTGCTTGGCGGGCGCAGCCCGTGGGCGGAGGCTGTCCTGCTGGCCACCGCTCTGATGAGCGCGAGTCTGGCTGCGGTGGCTGGCATCCTGTCCAGGCGGTCGGTTCGTCTGGGCGGTGCGGAATGGGTGCTCGTCGGCGGTGTTTTGCTGGGGATCATTCAGCTCTGCCCGCTTCCTGCGGGTTGGTTGCATGTGCTTTCACCCCACATGGATCATCTGCTGCCCGGCTGGCGGAGTCCTGCCACGGCTTCGGTACTGGGCGAGTGGCGCACCATCAGTTTGGCGCCGCAGGAAACGCGCCCCGGTTTGGGATTGTGGATTGGATACAGTTTCCTATTTGCGACCACGGTTTATCGCATTCAGAAAATAGAACATGTGGAACACTATCTACGGTTTATTGCTTTGGGAATAGTGGTGGTCGCTGGCTTTGGATTGCTTCAATATCTTTTTGCGAACGGAAAATTCTTCTGGTTTTATGAGCATCCGTTTGCCCATACTCGGGACGCTGTTAAGGGGAGCTTTGTCAATCGCAACCATTTTGCGGAATTCATTGCTCTGGGGATGGGGCCTCTCTTATGGTGGTTGCTCTACAGACGCCCTGCTGATCGGGCTAAACGGTCGAGTAAGACGGGCAGCTTTTCGACCGATTCGGCTGTGGAGCAGCATCTTCTGTGCTGGATGGCTGTCCCGGTTGTGGTGGTGGCATTGCTGCTGTCATTTTCGCGGGGAGGGATTACCGCCTCGCTGGTGGCAGCGCTGGTTGCCGGCGTCGCGCTGGCTGGGGCCGGGGCGGTTCGTGGCCGGTGGATGTGGATCGCACTCGTCGGACTGGCAGTAATTGCTCCGGCAATTGCCATCATTGGGCCGCAAACAGTCACCGCACGATGGCAGGGGGTGTTCCGGTTCCAATGGTCTGAGATCGATTCAGCTCAGGCCAGAACGCATGTGTGGCAGAACACGTGGCGCGCGGCCCGGGATTTCTGGATGACCGGCAGCGGAATCGGCAGTTTTTCGGTCGTTCATCCCCATTATCAGAGCGCGCGGTACAGCGGGCACTATTACACGCACGCCGAAAACGGTTTTCTTCAGGTCCTGTTGGAAACCGGCCTGCCTGGCTTCCTGATCTTGCTGGCGGGATTGATTCTGGTTGCCCGATGGACATGGGTTGCCGTGATACAGGCCAGCGATTCACGGCATCGCACGGGGGCGGCTGTCATTGCGGGGGGATTGCTCGCCTTTACACTGCATGGGCTGGTGGATTACGTGTGGTACAATCCGGCACTCGCGGGCGTGGTCAGCGTGCTTGCGGGGTGTCTTGCGGCACTGGCACGACTCGGCGTGAGGTCTGCCAGCGTCCCACAAACCACTTTTCAAAAGCCGTTCAGCGCGACCGAACTGGCTCAAACAGGAAGGCCTCGGCTGACTCTCCCCGTACTCGGGTTATCGCTAGCCGTGGTGCTGAGCCTGCCTATAGTAGCCCCGATTCTTACGGAGCGATACCGAGCCGGTTTCGCGGAACTGGCCTGGCATCGCTATCTTATCCTTTATCGGCAGAGTGGCGATATCGAGGAACTGTTCCGGGGTGAAGACAAATCCGCAACGGTGCAGGATTTGGACAGCACAGAAGCGTTGGGAGGGAATGCACAGGCCGATTTGGCGGCCAGTGCTGACGCGATCCCGAATGAAGACGCCGAAAACAGAGAACAGGCGGACCGGACCTATTCCTTTTCTCCCGCCGAAATCCAATCTCCGGAGGGAGTTTTCGGCCAGCAACTGAAGGAGGCAATTGAGCGAGAGTGGGAAATGATTCGGTGTCTTCAGGATGTCGTGCGTCTTGATCCGAAACGCGCGGAGGCTCATCTGCGGCTGGCCAAGGCTTACCTTCGGTTGTTCCATCTTCAGCAGTCGTGCTGTGCCAACCCAATGCCGCTCTCTCAGATTCGCGATGCAGCACTTCATGCGCAGTTTGCGTCCGTTCAGGAATTGAGATCCTGGCTGCGGGCCGCGTTTGGGGATCACGTCGAATTGCTGGACAGGGCATCCGAAGAATCGTTGATTGCCTGCCGGTTGTGTCCCCTGCAAGCGGAGGCCTACTTTATTCTCGGGCAAACGTCTTTCTTGCGTGGGGAATCCGAAGGAACGCTCCTCACATGGTACGAGCAGGCACTGGCGGTCCGTCCGAATGACGGTGACCTGCTCTTCCGTATCGGTGCTGAGTTTGCATTTATAGGGCGGCTTGAGGACGGCATTGCCCTGTGGCGCAAGGCGTTTTCCTGCGGCCCCTGGTATCGGGAACGCCTCCTGCGCTTTCTGGTGGGCCGATCTCCGCCGGAGCTGGTTGATCAGGAAATCGCGTTTCTCCTGGAGACGTTCGAGCCGGACCTAGAATCGCTGAGACTGATGTATCGGCTCTATCGGAAGCGGTATCCTCCGGAGATGTTAACGCGGCTGCAGCGGACTTATGCCTCGGCACTTCAGGCGGCACTCTCGAGAGATGAAGTTGCGTCGGAGGAACGGAGCAATCTCTGGTTGGAGGCGTACTTTCTCTTCCAGGATGCGGGCGATGAGGAACAGGCCATCGCCTGTGCTCGGGAGGCGGTGCGTGCCAATCCCGCCAGTTATCGAGCGCGCTACTACCTGGCGATCAGCTTGGAAAAGGTGGGAATGTACGCTGAGGCGGAAGAACATCTCCGGTGGTGCGTGCAACGGCGTCCGGGACATCGGGCCCTGCAGAAGCGGCTCCAGGACGTAGCGAGCAAACGGCTGGAGGCGGAGCGGCTGGCGCGCATGCCGGGCGGGGAAATTGCTGGTTTTGGGAGGAGTCGTTGA
- a CDS encoding GumC family protein — translation MNESSWIQWAVPDSASHILHAIAQFLVAVRRRWQIMLGAFLAVALLGALYYATAPRIYSAKAELLILQTGDNALSPTIEAQGSRENSLIPTFVNLITSAKVLEGAIQKLSREDLAVDLNMDKPETWVEGLRRNLAASAVYRTNIITVEYRSKDPGVAARIVGAVVQSYLDFMRSTTQGTTAEIIRILTTEKDDIAARLSEKEQALQQLSQQIGALDVGVNSQTVHPLVERAKAFNQALVEVQKERVQLAASLQALENAVQQGADIRQYLFAADDTLGQQILLGVLGFSREETAARLEVERKVVEDRVELARLLQEFGNNHPRVQALQQRIAANEAFLLAYQDRLRARLDNLNIPELSQMLLGTLRQRVNELWQKEMSLQAQYELARQEAANLAGGLAQLEMLKNDITGLRELYGGLVRRITSLDLAGDLRASVITEPRENRSPVSPSLPRVLIMVILGGLTLGMFVVYVMDVLDDRFRSVEEIQWQLRAPVLSIIREMPPREGEGVEVLEVVADPNSPASESFRTLRTALALSDRPTGAVVVTSTQPGDGKSTVSANLALTYAHVGKRTLLVDGDLRRPGLTQLLGLRGEPGISEVLRDTAPIAEAIQARLKKNIVPDLDVLPCGRRPANPAELLAGPRTAELLNWAVEHYDQVIIDSPPAPLASDTAIWGRLADGVILVLQPEKNKRRAVIRAAEYLALLKIPLLGIVINRLSNEKEKDYSGYSGDYYGQPDESHEEKEVPEITESISTPERTVPRRVA, via the coding sequence ATGAACGAAAGTTCCTGGATTCAATGGGCGGTTCCTGACTCTGCCTCACACATTCTCCATGCAATCGCCCAATTTCTCGTGGCGGTCAGGCGCCGGTGGCAGATCATGCTGGGCGCTTTTCTGGCCGTTGCGCTTCTTGGCGCGCTGTATTATGCAACAGCACCCAGAATTTATTCCGCGAAAGCTGAACTACTTATACTTCAAACGGGAGATAACGCGCTTTCGCCGACGATTGAGGCCCAGGGCAGTCGCGAAAACAGCCTCATCCCCACGTTTGTTAATCTCATCACAAGTGCCAAGGTTCTGGAAGGAGCAATCCAGAAATTGTCGCGGGAGGACCTCGCTGTCGATCTGAATATGGACAAGCCCGAAACGTGGGTGGAGGGACTGCGGCGCAATTTGGCGGCCAGCGCCGTGTACCGCACGAATATTATTACTGTCGAATATCGTTCTAAAGATCCGGGTGTGGCCGCTCGGATCGTCGGCGCCGTCGTGCAGTCCTACCTGGATTTCATGCGAAGCACGACCCAGGGTACCACCGCTGAAATCATTCGCATTTTGACCACAGAGAAAGATGACATTGCCGCCCGGTTGAGCGAAAAGGAACAGGCCCTGCAGCAATTGAGCCAGCAAATCGGGGCCCTCGACGTGGGTGTCAATTCCCAGACCGTTCACCCCCTCGTGGAAAGGGCCAAGGCGTTCAACCAGGCCCTCGTGGAGGTCCAAAAAGAACGCGTGCAACTGGCTGCCTCGCTTCAAGCGTTGGAAAACGCCGTCCAGCAGGGGGCGGATATTCGCCAGTATCTTTTTGCGGCAGACGACACCCTCGGTCAGCAGATTCTCCTGGGTGTGTTGGGATTCAGCCGGGAAGAAACGGCTGCCCGATTGGAAGTCGAAAGAAAGGTGGTCGAGGATCGCGTGGAGCTGGCACGTCTGCTTCAGGAATTTGGGAATAATCATCCGCGGGTCCAGGCACTGCAGCAACGAATTGCCGCAAACGAGGCATTTCTTCTGGCTTATCAGGATCGTCTCCGGGCGAGACTCGACAACCTGAATATCCCCGAACTCAGCCAGATGCTGTTGGGTACGCTTCGTCAACGGGTGAATGAACTCTGGCAGAAAGAAATGTCGCTTCAGGCTCAGTACGAACTGGCCCGGCAGGAGGCAGCCAATCTCGCGGGAGGTCTTGCTCAACTGGAGATGCTCAAAAACGACATTACCGGATTACGCGAACTCTACGGAGGGTTGGTCCGGCGGATTACGAGTCTTGACCTGGCCGGGGATTTGCGCGCTTCGGTGATTACCGAGCCCAGGGAAAACCGTTCGCCCGTGTCGCCCAGTCTCCCGCGTGTGTTGATCATGGTGATTCTGGGAGGTTTGACGCTGGGGATGTTTGTCGTGTATGTGATGGACGTGCTCGACGATCGATTCCGAAGCGTTGAAGAGATCCAGTGGCAGCTTCGCGCGCCGGTGCTCAGCATCATTCGAGAGATGCCTCCACGCGAGGGTGAAGGTGTGGAAGTTCTCGAGGTAGTGGCGGATCCCAACAGCCCGGCCAGCGAAAGCTTCCGCACGCTCAGGACGGCCCTGGCACTGAGCGATCGGCCAACCGGGGCGGTTGTCGTCACAAGCACGCAGCCGGGCGACGGCAAATCCACGGTTTCCGCCAATCTCGCTCTCACCTATGCACATGTGGGAAAACGCACGTTGCTGGTGGATGGCGACTTGCGGCGTCCCGGTCTCACCCAGCTTCTCGGCTTGCGGGGCGAACCGGGCATCTCCGAGGTGCTGCGCGATACCGCCCCGATCGCCGAGGCCATCCAAGCTCGTCTCAAAAAGAACATCGTGCCGGACCTGGACGTCCTTCCCTGCGGGCGTCGGCCGGCCAATCCTGCTGAGTTGCTTGCTGGACCTCGTACGGCGGAACTTCTCAACTGGGCGGTCGAGCACTACGACCAGGTCATCATCGACAGTCCTCCTGCTCCCCTTGCCAGCGATACCGCCATCTGGGGACGCCTTGCGGATGGTGTCATCCTGGTTCTGCAACCCGAGAAGAATAAACGGCGCGCCGTCATCAGGGCTGCCGAATACCTGGCCCTTTTAAAGATTCCGTTACTCGGCATCGTGATTAACAGACTATCCAATGAAAAAGAAAAAGATTACAGCGGCTATTCCGGCGACTACTATGGTCAGCCTGATGAAAGCCATGAAGAAAAGGAAGTCCCTGAGATCACCGAATCAATCTCGACTCCAGAGCGGACTGTTCCGCGGCGCGTTGCGTGA
- a CDS encoding polysaccharide biosynthesis protein, translated as MRFSTGRPATPASLGKSLLGVAALVVGLVASYLCAFHLRFDGLNQGEVLRWFWTTLPYVVAIKLLVFVAFGIHRSWTRFLSFYDLLVLVEASTAALAAVVIFDRFFLPPRMVPRGILLIDWGNTVLILGGVRAIVRAIRDRTWQNFFSNDPPVFIVGADEAGEDLLRAINRHSSCRYRVVGFIDRQAGRVGTRIGGVPVIGTVEQACELAQKLGVKDVFLAGGSLSGREIRRLMEEARETGIHVQVLPSYEQLLSGRVSVQPRPIAITDLLRRDPVALEWENLRHWLEDRVLMVTGSAGSIGSEIARQLVRFHPKCLVLVDRSETGQFFLERELKHLASTSGSVHRTQLAVLLADVLDCRRMDNLFARYRPDVVFHAAAYKHVPLLEAHPGEAVKNIILATRNVADLAHQHGAESFVMISTDKAVNPTSVMGACKRVAEMYVQSMREVSPCRFVTVRFGNVLDSAGSVVQIFRQQIAEGGPVTITDPRMERFFMTIPEAAGLVIQAGIIGESGQIMVLDMGEPVRIVDLAVDMIRLSGLEVGRDIEIEVVGLRPGEKLFEELQAADEKTIPTRHEKIRVAVSPRVNREAILRAIDRLSRFLEADDRQVIAELQRIVPNYCPQGQPEIPAVRRAA; from the coding sequence GTGCGATTCTCGACCGGGCGACCCGCCACACCGGCCAGCTTGGGAAAGAGTTTGCTGGGCGTTGCTGCGCTGGTTGTAGGCCTGGTGGCAAGCTACCTGTGTGCCTTTCACCTGCGATTTGACGGCCTGAACCAGGGGGAAGTCCTGCGGTGGTTTTGGACGACCCTTCCCTATGTGGTTGCTATCAAGCTTCTCGTCTTTGTAGCTTTTGGGATTCACCGGAGTTGGACCAGGTTTCTCAGCTTTTATGATCTTCTGGTGCTGGTTGAAGCGAGCACGGCTGCGCTGGCGGCGGTTGTCATTTTCGATCGCTTTTTTCTCCCGCCCCGCATGGTTCCGCGGGGGATTCTCCTCATTGATTGGGGAAACACCGTGCTCATTCTGGGCGGAGTCCGGGCGATCGTGCGGGCAATTCGCGATCGAACCTGGCAAAATTTCTTCAGCAATGATCCACCGGTTTTCATCGTGGGAGCGGACGAGGCGGGAGAGGATCTTCTCCGGGCGATCAATCGGCATTCTTCCTGCCGCTATCGTGTTGTGGGCTTTATTGATCGGCAGGCGGGACGGGTCGGAACACGCATCGGGGGCGTTCCCGTCATCGGAACCGTGGAGCAAGCTTGTGAGCTAGCCCAGAAACTCGGTGTCAAGGACGTTTTCCTGGCAGGCGGCTCGCTCAGCGGACGTGAAATCCGCCGCTTGATGGAAGAAGCGAGGGAAACAGGAATCCACGTTCAGGTCCTTCCCAGTTACGAGCAACTGCTTTCCGGACGCGTTTCGGTCCAGCCCCGGCCCATCGCCATTACGGATCTTCTTCGCCGCGATCCCGTCGCTCTGGAATGGGAAAACCTGCGGCATTGGCTGGAAGATCGTGTGCTGATGGTGACAGGCAGCGCGGGCAGCATTGGGTCAGAAATCGCCAGGCAACTCGTTCGCTTTCATCCCAAGTGTCTGGTTTTAGTGGACCGGAGCGAGACCGGACAGTTTTTTCTCGAGCGCGAGCTGAAACACCTGGCTAGCACTTCAGGAAGCGTTCATCGTACCCAGCTTGCTGTCCTTCTGGCTGACGTCCTCGATTGTCGGCGGATGGACAACCTCTTTGCCCGGTATCGACCCGACGTCGTGTTCCATGCCGCGGCTTACAAACATGTGCCATTGTTGGAGGCGCATCCTGGGGAAGCGGTCAAAAACATCATCCTTGCCACGCGCAATGTGGCGGATCTCGCCCATCAGCACGGAGCCGAATCGTTCGTGATGATTTCCACCGACAAGGCGGTCAATCCCACCAGCGTGATGGGGGCCTGCAAACGCGTGGCGGAAATGTATGTCCAATCCATGCGCGAGGTGTCACCCTGCCGATTTGTAACGGTTCGCTTCGGAAATGTGCTGGATTCCGCGGGCAGTGTGGTGCAGATTTTTCGCCAGCAGATTGCGGAAGGCGGTCCGGTGACCATCACCGATCCCCGCATGGAGCGTTTCTTTATGACAATCCCCGAGGCTGCCGGTTTGGTGATTCAGGCGGGCATCATCGGTGAAAGTGGTCAGATCATGGTTCTCGACATGGGCGAACCGGTCCGGATTGTGGACCTGGCCGTGGACATGATCCGCCTTTCTGGTTTGGAAGTCGGTCGGGATATCGAAATCGAGGTGGTCGGGCTTCGGCCGGGAGAGAAACTTTTTGAAGAGCTTCAGGCCGCCGACGAAAAGACGATCCCCACACGGCACGAGAAGATTCGGGTGGCTGTCAGTCCCCGTGTGAATCGGGAGGCGATCCTTCGCGCAATAGACCGGCTGTCGCGATTTTTAGAAGCCGACGACCGCCAAGTCATTGCCGAGCTTCAGCGAATCGTTCCAAATTATTGTCCGCAGGGTCAGCCGGAAATTCCCGCTGTCCGCCGGGCTGCATGA